A genome region from Fusarium musae strain F31 chromosome 5, whole genome shotgun sequence includes the following:
- a CDS encoding hypothetical protein (EggNog:ENOG41) has translation MSGSTSKADFTAKRDDDVHNAAKSITNNEVPINASGHVQELPQNFNLLSLAGVGLVVGNVWPAIGGSILVAIFNGGPPGVLYEFIVVSMFYWAVAASVAELASAIPSSAGVYHWASVTPGPKWGRVIGFFAGWWNYLAWCLGCASMSSILANTLVQMYALNHPGFVAESWHVFITYIITTWLSCAAVCLWNSAMPGLNKFGVFIILAGFIITVITVTVMPGRGGRPPHASSAFVWKDWTADIGYPDGFVFVAGMLNGAYSVGSVHATTQLAEEIPNPSRNVPIAILFQVATGFITGLCYLIAIMYAINDYDALFESAYPIAEIYRQATGSAAGATGLLSLVMICIALTVVGLYITCGRTLWALARDGATPFPGVLGHVQESLDMPLWSTIVTAVLVSVLGAIYVGSTTAFNAFVGTFILLCSCSFLACILPNLLSGRKNIAYGPFRMHGIWGFIINGIACAYLLIWSVIYCFPYALPTSAASMNYTCVIWGGLTFLVSLWWFGSARKGYQGPTTTGGVVPGMVIDAA, from the coding sequence ATGAGTGGAAGTACTTCAAAGGCGGACTTTACCGCCAAAAGAGATGACGATGTCCACAATGCAGCCAAATCAATCACCAACAACGAAGTTCCCATTAACGCCTCCGGCCACGTCCAAGAACTACCCCAGAACTTCAACCTCCTCTCCCTAGCAGGCGTAGGCCTTGTCGTCGGCAATGTCTGGCCAGCAATTGGCGGCTCTATCCTcgtcgccatcttcaacggcGGTCCACCGGGCGTCCTCTACGAATTCATCGTGGTGTCCATGTTCTACTGGGCAGTCGCTGCGAGTGTTGCAGAGCTAGCCAGTGCGATTCCTTCATCAGCCGGTGTGTATCACTGGGCTTCTGTCACGCCTGGGCCGAAGTGGGGGAGGGTTATCGGGTTCTTTGCGGGATGGTGGAATTATCTTGCTTGGTGTCTTGGATGTGCTAGCATGTCGAGCATTCTTGCGAACACGCTTGTTCAGATGTATGCTTTGAACCACCCGGGCTTTGTGGCTGAGTCGTGGCATGTGTTTATCACGTATATCATCACGACGTGGCTATCGTGTGCTGCGGTTTGTCTTTGGAACAGTGCTATGCCGGGGTTGAACAAGTTTggagtcttcatcatcttggcgGGTTTCATCATCACGGTCATTACTGTTACTGTCATGCCCGGACGAGGAGGCCGTCCACCTCATGCGAGCTCGGCGTTTGTCTGGAAGGATTGGACTGCCGATATTGGATACCCAGATGGttttgtctttgttgctgGCATGCTCAATGGAGCGTACAGTGTTGGATCGGTTCACGCGACGACTCAACTGGCGGAGGAGATACCTAACCCCAGTCGAAATGTCCCCATTGCCATCTTATTCCAGGTCGCGACTGGTTTTATCACCGGTCTTTGTTACCTTATTGCCATCATGTACGCCATCAACGACTACGATGCTCTCTTCGAATCGGCATATCCCATCGCCGAGATCTATCGCCAAGCTACCGGCTCCGCAGCTGGTGCTACCGGACTGCTATCGCTGGTCATGATCTGCATTGCCTTGACTGTCGTTGGACTGTACATCACCTGCGGTCGAACCCTCTGGGCTCTCGCTCGTGATGGCGCGACTCCTTTCCCTGGAGTGCTAGGCCACGTCCAGGAGTCTCTCGACATGCCACTCTGGTCTACCATCGTCACAGCTGTTCTCGTCTCAGTCCTTGGCGCCATCTATGTCGGCAGCACAACAGCCTTCAATGCATTCGTCGGAACCTTTATTCTTCTCTGCAGCTGTTCCTTCTTGGCATGCATCCTGCCCAATCTCCTCAGTGGACGAAAGAACATCGCTTATGGACCCTTCAGAATGCATGGCATCTGGGGATTTATTATCAACGGTATTGCATGTGCTTATCTCCTTATCTGGAGTGTTATCTACTGCTTCCCTTATGCTCTGCCTACAAGTGCCGCGAGCATGAACTATACTTGCGTTATTTGGGGCGGGTTGACTTTCTTGGTTAGTCTTTGGTGGTTTGGAAGCGCAAGGAAAGGATACCAGGGCCCTACGACGACTGGAGGTGTTGTCCCAGGGATGGTAATCGATGCCGCCTGA
- a CDS encoding hypothetical protein (EggNog:ENOG41) yields MAHGWRIFVIFSTVTIYIYIWVYLRRTFGSKADEARQLRPDTPANRKVTCLPLRKPRRNGVQVTDHEEFELDPLELVQPNTTATKSAMFPEESQPPPSPRENRFKEINLEFGERTQAGPSEAQGASVRHRPTASKSGADLPRPEVTGNLFAEVYTPRQSQHSQISALQTNASEFHMRPSTDQVELEIQRMLLLNAYPFMYVLLWAPGLINRLMEASGNPNSKTVNVALQAPTQFIGLANALTYGFNHYLRDRLNDLYFRPVIARIKGRIGLY; encoded by the coding sequence ATGGCACATGGCTGGCGTATCTTTGTCATATTCAGTACAGTCACTATTTACATCTATATCTGGGTCTATCTAAGAAGAACATTTGGCTCTAAAGCTGATGAGGCCCGTCAGCTGCGACCGGATACCCCAGCAAACCGTAAAGTTACCTGTCTTCCACTTAGGAAACCGAGGAGAAACGGGGTTCAGGTCACAGACCACGAAGAATTTGAACTTGATCCCCTTGAGCTTGTGCAGCCAAACACAACAGCAACCAAGTCTGCAATGTTTCCCGAAGAAAGCCAGCCGCCTCCTTCACCTCGGGAGAACAGATTCAAGGAGATAAACCTGGAATTTGGAGAAAGAACACAAGCTGGTCCCAGTGAGGCCCAGGGAGCATCCGTGCGCCATCGACCGACAGCATCAAAATCTGGAGCAGATTTGCCCAGACCAGAAGTTACTGGTAACCTATTTGCTGAAGTCTATACGCCAAGGCAATCACAACATAGCCAAATCAGTGCCCTGCAAACCAACGCAAGTGAATTCCACATGCGTCCAAGCACCGACCAAGTTGAACTCGAGATTCAAAGAATGCTCTTGCTTAATGCGTACCCATTTATGTATGTTCTTCTCTGGGCACCAGGTCTGATCAATCGACTTATGGAAGCTTCTGGAAACCCCAACTCTAAAACAGTCAACGTTGCCCTCCAAGCTCCAACACAGTTTATCGGACTTGCTAATGCCTTGACTTATGGATTCAATCATTATCTTAGAGACAGGCTGAATGATCTATATTTCAGACCCGTGATTGCAAGGATAAAGGGTCGAATTGGACTTTACTAA
- a CDS encoding hypothetical protein (EggNog:ENOG41) has protein sequence MSSEKYLAGKTAIVTGSSKLNGIGAATALTLAKHGANIVVHYATSAEPAEKVVAQIQALGVQAIAAKADASSETFGTDLVRAALDGLNTKTIDIVINNAGIAFGHPDIAGIETESWDKMLHANLRGPFLLIQAALPHMPSGGRIINIGSIAGKLGITPLTVYGSSKAALHYMSTAMAGELAGKGITINVVSPGPVATDMSMEGNPIGAILRSRQSIAREGEPKEIADVISFIASPASSFITGQVIPVDGGINMP, from the exons ATGAGCTCTGAAAAGTACCTCGCCGGCAAGACTGCCATCGTCACTGGctcctccaagctcaacgGTATCGGTGCCGCTACTGCCTTGACTCTAGCCAAGCATGGAGCCAAC ATCGTTGTTCACTATGCAACCAGCGCTGAGCCAGCCGAGAAGGTCGTTGCTCAGATCCAAGCACTCGGCGTCCAAGCCATCGCCGCCAAAGCAGATGCATCATCTGAGACTTTCGGCACGGACCTCGTTCGCGCAGCTCTAGACGGTCTCAACACTAAGACTATcgacatcgtcatcaacaacgcCGGCATCGCATTTGGACACCCCGATATTGCAGGCATCGAGACCGAGTCTTGGGATAAGATGTTGCACGCCAACCTTCGAGGACCATTCCTCCTCATTCAGGCAGCACTTCCTCACATGCCTAGCGGAGGACGTATCATCAACATTGGTAGCATCGCTGGAAAGCTGGGTATTACCCCACTGACGGTGTATGGCTCGTCCAAGGCTGCTTTGCATTACATGTCTACTGCTATGGCCGGCGAGCTTGCTGGCAAGGGAATCACTATCAATGTGGTTTCGCCCGGACCTGTTGCCACTGATATGAGTATGGAAGGCAACCCCATCGGTGCTATATTGAGATCCCGCCAGTCTATTGCTAGGGAGGGTGAGCCCAAGGAGATTGCGGATGTTATCTCGTTTATCGCTAGCCCTGCCTCAAGCTTTATTACCGGGCAGGTTATTCCCGTCGATGGAGGTATCAACATGCCTTAG
- a CDS encoding hypothetical protein (EggNog:ENOG41), translated as MSTPAQNAHNNGPIDHNDLNEWKDRFNDVLARPSEHVNSKSPESSQPWQNSFFGCFSPIDLCAITCCVPCVTFGKTHHRLRKNGNLQGYEPINTSCLLFWGSTCFGLHWIPLALQRANLREKYNLQGSCLVDLATACCCGCCDLIQQDKEAEYREAHTSAPAEGYKANEGMTVPA; from the exons atGTCTACCCCAGCTCAGAACGCCCATAACAATGGTCCCATTGACCACAACGACCTGAACGAGTGGAAGGACCGCTTCAATGATGTCCTCGCCCGCCCCAGCGAGCATGTCAACTCCAAGTCGCCCGAGTCTTCCCAGCCTTGGCAGAACAGCTTTTTCGGATGCTTTAGCCCCATCGACCTTTGCGCTATCACCTGCTGCGTTCCTTGCGTAACCTTTGGCAAGACTCATCACCGTCTCCGAAAGAACGGTAACCTTCAAGGATACGAGCCCATCAACACCTCT TGCCTTCTCTTCTGGGGTTCCACCTGCTTCGGTCTTCACTGGATTCCTCTCGCCCTCCAGCGCGCCAACCTCCGTGAGAAGTACAACCTCCAGGGCAGCTGCCTTGTCGATCTCGCCACTGCATGCTGCTGTGGTTGCTGCGATCTCATCCAGCAGGACAAGGAGGCCGAGTACCGTGAGGCTCACACATCAGCTCCTGCTGAGGGCTACAAGGCCAACGAGGGTATGACTGTTCCCGCCTAA
- a CDS encoding hypothetical protein (EggNog:ENOG41), which produces MPSVIVFGASGFVGAPYTKALKQAHPDWSITAYVRSPQSESQLNADRVIVGDFSDFEKVKAASAEHDIAVNAGNSFTADPVAAIIAGQKSRDTKGKVIHISGGGNFIDFGTSGSFNLESKVWNDANEDDIKAIHKEMFNGQSDTLVLEAGNGDDGIDTYIVCPSVVYGGASISSPILGVGYKLITGNAKPLGYVPYVGDGTAVLSTCHILDLVDFLVKISDIAAQGPAEGSPYSRFYMLETSRVAWKDLATELAKMMHARGIFSNPAPKSVEFEQAGEGEVKYLVGSNMLMKGDRASAIGFKAKHPSILTQIHEDLKELPI; this is translated from the exons ATGCCTTCAGTAATTGTCTTCGGTGCCTCTGGCTTCGTAGGTG CTCCTTACACAAAAGCCCTCAAGCAGGCCCATCCAGACTGGTCCATCACAGCCTACGTCCGCAGCCCCCAATCCGAGTCGCAACTCAACGCAGACCGTGTCATCGTCGGCGACTTCTCCGACTTTGAAAAAGTCAAGGCCGCCAGCGCAGAGCACGACATCGCCGTCAACGCTGGAAACTCCTTTACCGCTGATCCAGTCGCTGCTATTATCGCTGGTCAAAAGTCTCGCGATACCAAGGGTAAAGTGATCCATATCAGCGGCGGGGGAAACTTTATCGACTTTGGAACTTCGGGAAGCTTTAACCTTGAGAGTAAGGTCTGGAACGACGCGAATGAGGATGATATCAAGGCTATCCATAAGGAGATGTTCAATGGACAGTCTGATACgcttgttcttgaggctGGGAATGGGGATGATGGCATTGACACTTACATCGTTTGTCCTTCAGTTGTCTATGGTGGCGCGAGTATTTCGTCGCCTATTTTGGGCGTGggatataagcttattactgGAAACGCCAAGCCTCTGGGCTACGTTCCCTACGTCGGCGACGGAACAGCCGTTTTGAGCACA TGCCACATTCTAGACCTCGTCGACTTCCTCGTCAAGATCTCCGACATTGCAGCCCAAGGCCCCGCAGAGGGCTCTCCATACAGCCGCTTCTATATGCTGGAAACTAGCCGAGTTGCATGGAAGGATCTGGCTACTGAGCTTGCCAAGATGATGCATGCGCGAGGTATCTTCTCAAACCCTGCGCCCAAGAGTGTTGAGTTTGAACAGGCTGGTGAGGGAGAAGTCAAGTATCTTGTTGGCTCGAACATGCTCATGAAGGGCGATCGCGCATCTGCGATTGGATTCAAGGCGAAACATCCTAGTATTCTGACACAGATTCATGAGGATCTGAAGGAATTGCCTATCTAA
- a CDS encoding hypothetical protein (CAZy:GH16): protein MAWKDHLKRLKNEFENLVGEPQAQNQQQHPPPPGPPPPQQPIGGQQPGHVYWQPQFRPDVPVTQEWDAKIGNGPDGWGNQELQYYTADQQNAFHTPDGKLVLRAVANNSSGDHEKRYTSARLVSRQTLSRDQGVLTAWITSPCATGIWPAFWLLPQEPFSWPTDGEVDIAETWNGDLENHSCLHWGHHHEPHKHRVLGTKIPDMQHRPVRYDFAWLQSGGQPGQGRMIWYIDGRPVMKGDIPEGTRPMREMTILLNVAMGGNVCGGKTPADGYYDMVVHSLYMGSEPEYGGWHRFENDWAASPMGNTY, encoded by the exons ATGGCGTGGAAAGACCATCTCAAGCGTCTCAAGAATGAGTTCGAAAATCTAGTCGGTGAACCCCAAGCTCagaatcaacaacaacatccccCACCGCCTgggcctcctccacctcagcAACCCATCGGCGGCCAGCAGCCAGGCCACGTCTACTGGCAGCCTCAGTTCCGGCCTGATGTCCCCGTCACACAAGAGTGGGATGCAAAGATCGGAAACGGCCCGGATGGCTGGGGTAACCAGGAATTGCAGTACTACACCGCTGATCAACAAAATGCCTTCCA CACTCCTGATGGAAAACTGGTACTGAGAGCTGTTGCGAATAATTCTTCTGGGGACCATGAGAAGCGGTACACCTCTGCTCGCTTGGTGAGTCGGCAGACCCTCTCGCGCGATCAGGGCGTCCTCACCGCCTGGATCACTTCACCCTGCGCGACGGGTATCTGGCCTGCATTCTGGCTTCTTCCCCAGGAGCCTTTTTCGTGGCCTACAGATGGTGAGGTGGACATTGCGGAGACGTGGAATGGAGATCTTGAGAATCATTCTTGTCTGCACTGGGGGCACCACCATGAACCTCACAAACATCGTGTTCTCGGCACTAAAATCCCCGACATGCAGCATCGCCCCGTCAGGTATGACTTTGCATGGCTCCAGTCCGGTGGGCAGCCTGGTCAGGGTAGAATGATCTGGTATATTGATGGTAGGCCTGTTATGAAGGGAGATATTCCCGAGGGTACGAGGCCAATGAGGGAGATGACTATTCTTCTCAACGTTGCTATGGGAGGTAATGTTTGCGGCGGTAAGACCCCTGCAGATGGATACTACGATATGGTCGTGCATAGTCTGTATATGGGAAGCGAGCCGGAGTATGGTGGTTGGCATCGATTCGAGAATGATTGGGCGGCGTCGCCAATGGGAAATACCTACTGA